The proteins below come from a single Lodderomyces elongisporus chromosome 3, complete sequence genomic window:
- the ADP1 gene encoding FAD-dependent urate hydroxylase produces the protein MRSLFILWTLLVPTIFSESESVRIDTSDYLQKILKKDTKGIKYVIDPNLDASTMFQIFNEKDDSTFKGNDKDNDKDNDCPPCFNCNLPNFECTQFSQCNTFTGMCECQPGYGGLDCSEPLCGSLADGNNKRPIRHKNENCKCKSGWAGINCNLCERDDVCDAFMPDGVKGTCYTEGIIVKNFHQMCDVTNPKILSILNGKIPQATFACNKTSENCNFQFWIDQKESFYCDLNKCVLDYDLSKNTTHYNCEEVACKCLPDRMLCGEDGSIDISEFLSETIKGPGDFTCDIADKKCRFSEPSMNDLIQNVFGDPYITLQCKSGECVHKSEIPGYNRPEDPKLTLGSIFSIIGVLLICILLVVTILRTVNESALFQKSSGYEPLATDTSIMNENFEPATLSFENISYSVGENNNNRVLNNVFGLVKPRECLAIMGGSGAGKTTLLDILAGKNKDGKISGSIYVNGNTVKPKYYKEIVGFVDQEDHLIPTLTVYETVLNSALLRLPRNMSLQHKQARVLEVLNELRILGIKDRVIGSNFKRGISGGEKRRVSIACELVTSPSILFLDEPTSGLDSYNARNVVDCLVKLSRDYDRTIVFTIHQPRSNIVSLFDKLILLSDGDLIFSGDMIKANDFFTKNGYKCPLGYNIADYLIDITVDHNKVVKVTNAGSEVVSATSTEFRDEQDAHTRFLNNRTASQEDTTQEWEHFAVHRDEYNTDVIGRRKTASGEEETLLKLRNKLHSLFVESSLAGEITHEIEEGKENPQPLSLQLHNIKKATFIDQVAILSSRTFKNLYRNPRLLLAHYVLSLFVGLFTGYLYYDVKNDISGFQNRLGFFFFILAFFGFSSLTGLHSFATERIIFVRERANNYYEPLAYYVSKIFCDVIPLRVLPPILLISIAYPLVGLTMEHNAFLKTILTLVLFNVAVTVEMLIVGILIKEPGTSTMLGVLLLLLSLLFAGLFINSDDLKVSIKWLEWVSVFHYAYEALAINEVKDLILREKKYGLSIEVPGAVILSTFGFNVGAFWKDVSFLGVLSVLFLILGYIFLHFFTFERR, from the coding sequence ATGAGGAGTTTGTTTATCCTCTGGACATTGCTTGTGCCAACAATCTTCTCTGAGTCAGAGTCGGTTCGCATTGACACAAGTGATTATCTTCAAAAGATCTTGAAGAAAGATACGAAAGGAATCAAATATGTCATAGACCCAAACTTGGATGCTTCTACTAtgtttcaaattttcaacGAAAAGGATGACAGCACGTTCAAGGGCAATGACAAGGACAACGACAAGGACAACGACTGCCCTCCTTGTTTCAATTGTAATCTACCGAACTTTGAATGCACGCAATTTTCACAGTGTAACACGTTCACAGGTATGTGTGAATGTCAGCCTGGTTATGGTGGATTGGATTGTTCAGAGCCGTTATGTGGCTCATTGGCAGAtggcaacaacaagaggCCAATTCGTCACAAGAATGAAAATTGTAAATGCAAGTCTGGATGGGCGGGTATCAACTGTAACTTGTGTGAACGAGACGACGTTTGTGATGCGTTTATGCCAGATGGCGTGAAGGGAACATGCTATACTGAAGGAATTATTGTTAAAAATTTCCACCAAATGTGCGATGTCACCAACCCCAAGATATTATCAATCTTGAATGGCAAGATCCCGCAAGCAACTTTTGCATGTAACAAGACATCGGAAAATTgcaatttccaattttggATTGACCAAAAGGAGTCATTTTACTGTGATTTAAACAAATGTGTTTTGGACTATGATCTCAGCAAAAACACTACACATTACAACTGTGAAGAAGTTGCTTGCAAATGTCTTCCGGACAGAATGCTATGTGGTGAAGATGGATCAATAGACATTTCAGAATTTTTATCCGAAACAATCAAGGGACCTGGAGATTTCACCTGTGATATAGCAGACAAAAAGTGTCGTTTTTCAGAACCCAGTATGAATGATTTGATTCAGAATGTGTTTGGAGATCCTTATATTACACTTCAGTGTAAATCTGGAGAATGTGTACACAAGAGTGAGATCCCTGGCTACAATCGTCCTGAGGATCCTAAGCTTACATTGGGCAGTATTTTCCTGATCATTGGGGTATTACTTATCTGTATTCTTTTAGTGGTTACAATATTGAGGACAGTTAACGAGTCTGctttatttcaaaaaagcAGTGGTTATGAACCCCTTGCTACAGACACTAGTATTATGAATGAGAACTTTGAACCAGCAACCCTTTCGTTTGAGAATATAAGCTACTCTGTAGGagaaaataacaacaatcgCGTATTGAACAATGTTTTTGGATTGGTGAAACCAAGGGAGTGTTTAGCTATCATGGGTGGATCTGGTGCAGGAAAGACAACTCTCTTGGATATCTTGGCAGgtaaaaacaaagatgGTAAGATTTCAGGCTCGATTTATGTTAATGGAAACACTGTGAAACCCAAATATTACAAAGAAATTGTTGGATTTGTTGATCAAGAAGACCATTTAATTCCAACCTTGACTGTTTACGAAACTGTTTTGAACAGTGCTTTGCTTAGGTTGCCCAGAAACATGTCATTACAGCACAAGCAAGCAAGGGTATTGGAAGTGCTAAACGAGTTGAGAATTTTGGGAATCAAAGATCGTGTTATTGGATCAAACTTCAAAAGAGGTATCTCTGGAGGTGAAAAGAGGAGAGTTTCAATTGCGTGCGAGTTAGTGACATCGCCATcaatcttgtttcttgatgAGCCCACTTCTGGATTAGATTCGTATAATGCAAGAAATGTTGTTGACTGTTTGGTAAAGTTGTCTCGTGACTATGATCGAACCATTGTTTTCACTATTCACCAACCAAGAAGTAATATTGTGTCATTATTTGACAAGTTGATTTTATTAAGTGATGGTGACTTGATCTTTTCAGGAGACATGATCAAGGCTAATGATTTTTTCACAAAAAATGGTTACAAGTGTCCATTGGGCTACAATATCGCAGATTACCTTATTGACATTACAGTTGACCATAACAAAGTTGTCAAAGTCACTAATGCCGGCTCTGAAGTTGTTTCTGCAACATCTACTGAATTTCGCGATGAACAAGATGCTCATACTAGGTTTCTTAATAATAGAACTGCCAGCCAAGAAGACACGACGCAAGAATGGGAACATTTTGCTGTGCATCGTGATGAATACAACACTGATGTCATTGGCAGGCGCAAGACTGCATCGGGTGAGGAAGAGACCTTGTTGAAGCTAAGAAACAAGCTtcattctttgtttgttgaatCATCTCTTGCTGGAGAGATTACGCATGAGATTGAGGAAGGTAAGGAAAACCCGCAACCTTTAAGTCTTCAGCTCCACAACATCAAAAAGGCTACATTTATTGACCAAGTTGCAATTCTCTCGTCGAGAACTTTCAAAAATCTTTACAGAAATCCGCGACTCTTGTTGGCCCATTACGTGTTATCCTTATTTGTTGGTTTATTCACTGGTTATTTGTATTACGATGTGAAGAATGACATTAGTGGTTTCCAAAACCGATtaggtttctttttctttatattgGCCTTTTTTGGGTTTTCATCTTTGACAGGATTGCATTCATTTGCCACTGAAAGAATTATTTTTGTTAGAGAAAGAGCCAACAATTATTACGAGCCACTTGCATATTATGTGAGCAAGATTTTCTGTGATGTAATTCCATTGAGAGTCTTGCCTCCAATCTTGTTGATTAGTATTGCGTACCCGTTGGTAGGTTTAACAATGGAACACAATGCGTTCCTCAAAACAATACTTACCTTGGTGCTTTTCAATGTTGCAGTTACTGTGGAAATGTTAATTGTTGGTATATTGATCAAGGAACCAGGAACTTCGACAATGCTTGgtgtattgttgttgttgttgtcgttgctATTTGCCGGATTGTTTATCAACAGCGATGATTTGAAGGTGCTGATTAAATGGCTCGAATGGGTATCTGTGTTTCATTATGCATACGAGGCATTGGCGATAAACGAGGTGAAGGATTTGATTttaagagagaaaaagtacGGATTATCTATTGAGGTTCCAGGTGCAGTTATTCTCAGCACTTTTGGGTTCAATGTGGGTGCTTTTTGGAAAGACGTCAGTTTTTTGGGCGTCTTGTCCGTCTTATTTTTGATCTTGGGCTATATTTT